The Lycium barbarum isolate Lr01 chromosome 10, ASM1917538v2, whole genome shotgun sequence genome includes a region encoding these proteins:
- the LOC132614679 gene encoding uncharacterized protein LOC132614679 isoform X1, whose product MPPENKVQMSLDVEVRDKDHYEIEKPIIRPNCLDTTLYYDERPSGVKASVLVYKDFATTERHRDQLVRCGNISKGTHVAKPLLATLCQETNKGMLFVDRLYGHPPKDEMWKNLKNKFVGFLNFYRRKYQQILHDLSCIHSLNIHHANLAQEILYIKDGSVHLFNFQSSDDSKYLISVKT is encoded by the exons ATGCCTCCCGAAAATAAAG ttcAGATGAGCTTGGATGTTGAGGTTCGGGATAAAGATCATTACGAGATTGAGAAACCTATAATTAGGCCCAATTGTCTGGACACAACCCTATACTATGATGAACGACCCTCAGGAGTTAAAGCGAGTGTACTGGTCTATAAGGACTTTGCAACTACTGAACGTCATAGGGACCAGTTGGTACGATGTGGAAATATTTCCAAGGGTACTCACGTGGCAAAACCACTTTTGGCCACCCTATGTCAAGAAACCAATAAGGGCATGCTATTTGTGGACCGATTGTATGGACATCCACCAAAGGACGAAATGTGGAAGAATTTAAAGAATAAATTTgtcggatttttaaatttttacagAAGAAAATATCA GCAGATTCTCCATGATCTCTCTTGTATCCATTCTCTCAATATCCATCATGCGAACTTGGCTCaggaaattttgtatattaaaGACGGAAGTGTCCATCTTTTCAATTTTCAGAGCTCTGACGATTCTAAGTACCTAATCTCTGTCAAGACATGA
- the LOC132614679 gene encoding uncharacterized protein LOC132614679 isoform X2, with amino-acid sequence MSLDVEVRDKDHYEIEKPIIRPNCLDTTLYYDERPSGVKASVLVYKDFATTERHRDQLVRCGNISKGTHVAKPLLATLCQETNKGMLFVDRLYGHPPKDEMWKNLKNKFVGFLNFYRRKYQQILHDLSCIHSLNIHHANLAQEILYIKDGSVHLFNFQSSDDSKYLISVKT; translated from the exons ATGAGCTTGGATGTTGAGGTTCGGGATAAAGATCATTACGAGATTGAGAAACCTATAATTAGGCCCAATTGTCTGGACACAACCCTATACTATGATGAACGACCCTCAGGAGTTAAAGCGAGTGTACTGGTCTATAAGGACTTTGCAACTACTGAACGTCATAGGGACCAGTTGGTACGATGTGGAAATATTTCCAAGGGTACTCACGTGGCAAAACCACTTTTGGCCACCCTATGTCAAGAAACCAATAAGGGCATGCTATTTGTGGACCGATTGTATGGACATCCACCAAAGGACGAAATGTGGAAGAATTTAAAGAATAAATTTgtcggatttttaaatttttacagAAGAAAATATCA GCAGATTCTCCATGATCTCTCTTGTATCCATTCTCTCAATATCCATCATGCGAACTTGGCTCaggaaattttgtatattaaaGACGGAAGTGTCCATCTTTTCAATTTTCAGAGCTCTGACGATTCTAAGTACCTAATCTCTGTCAAGACATGA